A part of Cannabis sativa cultivar Pink pepper isolate KNU-18-1 chromosome 6, ASM2916894v1, whole genome shotgun sequence genomic DNA contains:
- the LOC115724607 gene encoding calcium-binding protein PBP1 isoform X1: MQAMNITTAAAAHDQYHHQLAASIVDFEDYFPSMIGRLGAEGFIWELCNGFRLLMDVEKGVITFESLKRNSYLLGLQELRDDDLVCMLMEGDLDGDGALNQMEFCVLMFRLSPGLMDNNMISTTNATTANNTPTNNIINGKQCWTDDNLEFNHLMNNVLI; this comes from the coding sequence ATGCAGGCAATGAATATTACTACTGCTGCTGCTGCTCATGATCAATATCATCACCAATTAGCAGCAAGCATTGTTGATTTCGAGGACTACTTTCCATCGATGATCGGACGGTTGGGAGCGGAAGGATTCATTTGGGAGCTTTGCAACGGGTTTCGCCTGTTGATGGACGTGGAAAAGGGGGTTATCACTTTTGAGAGCTTGAAGAGGAACAGTTATCTTCTTGGATTGCAGGAGCTGAGAGATGATGATCTGGTGTGCATGTTAATGGAAGGTGATCTTGATGGAGATGGTGCTTTGAACCAGATGGAGTTTTGCGTTCTCATGTTTCGGTTAAGCCCAGGTTTAATGGATAACAACATGATCAGTACTACTAATGCTACTACTGCTAATAATACTCctactaataatattattaatggcAAACAGTGCTGGACTGAtgataatttagaatttaatcatCTCATGAATAATGTATTAATATAG
- the LOC115724607 gene encoding calcium-binding protein PBP1 isoform X2, producing the protein MNITTAAAAHDQYHHQLAASIVDFEDYFPSMIGRLGAEGFIWELCNGFRLLMDVEKGVITFESLKRNSYLLGLQELRDDDLVCMLMEGDLDGDGALNQMEFCVLMFRLSPGLMDNNMISTTNATTANNTPTNNIINGKQCWTDDNLEFNHLMNNVLI; encoded by the coding sequence ATGAATATTACTACTGCTGCTGCTGCTCATGATCAATATCATCACCAATTAGCAGCAAGCATTGTTGATTTCGAGGACTACTTTCCATCGATGATCGGACGGTTGGGAGCGGAAGGATTCATTTGGGAGCTTTGCAACGGGTTTCGCCTGTTGATGGACGTGGAAAAGGGGGTTATCACTTTTGAGAGCTTGAAGAGGAACAGTTATCTTCTTGGATTGCAGGAGCTGAGAGATGATGATCTGGTGTGCATGTTAATGGAAGGTGATCTTGATGGAGATGGTGCTTTGAACCAGATGGAGTTTTGCGTTCTCATGTTTCGGTTAAGCCCAGGTTTAATGGATAACAACATGATCAGTACTACTAATGCTACTACTGCTAATAATACTCctactaataatattattaatggcAAACAGTGCTGGACTGAtgataatttagaatttaatcatCTCATGAATAATGTATTAATATAG